A single window of Shewanella sp. Choline-02u-19 DNA harbors:
- a CDS encoding RNA-binding S4 domain-containing protein — protein sequence MSSDTPTLTLKSGEEYIELYKVLKVQGMISGGGEAKHIISEGKVTVNGEVETRKRKKVIAGEVVSFNDESVQIIAASEESE from the coding sequence GATACTCCAACGCTGACATTAAAGTCAGGCGAAGAATATATCGAGTTATACAAAGTATTAAAAGTCCAAGGAATGATAAGCGGTGGCGGAGAAGCTAAGCATATTATTTCGGAAGGCAAAGTGACGGTTAACGGTGAAGTTGAGACCCGTAAACGTAAAAAAGTCATTGCGGGTGAAGTTGTCAGCTTTAATGACGAATCAGTTCAGATTATTGCAGCGTCCGAAGAAAGCGAGTAG